Part of the Meiothermus sp. Pnk-1 genome is shown below.
TGCGACCTCGTGAGCTCGGCAGGCTTCGGCCACGGTCCTTTGACCCGACAAGACCTCCAACACAATTTTTACCTTTTCCTTCGCTGACCACCTGCGCATCTCGCTACCCCTTCAGGCTACACCCCTCGGTCTCTCTCTTGGGGTGGTCCAAATTTGGGGCAGCACTTCACAGAAGCTCCTTGTAGCCCGTGGGCAGTGGGAGAACGGGTTGTCGCTCTTTTCGCTTATCGGCCATAGCCCAGCTCCTCCAAGTTCTTCCAAATCGCCTTGTCCACCCGCCGGGCCTCGGCAGGCACAGGCACACGCACAGGCAGACGCTGAAACGCACGCCGTGCGGTTTGATTTGCGCGCGTGGTTATAGGATAACCGCACGTGGTATTTGGTGAAGCGCTCAAATTTATGAGCGCGCTCATATTACTTTTGTGCGTGCTCATAATTTATGACCTCCGCTCATAATAGGTGCCCTTCCTCGTGCCCCGGCGTACCAAGCGGCCATCCTTAACCAATCGGTCGAGGAGTCGCGTGGCTTGGTACGGCCCAAGCTGGCACAGCTCCGCCGCCTCCTTGCGCGTGATCCGCCCGTGCTTTTCCACGTATTGCAAAACCATCTGCTCCTGCTGGAGCGGCTCGAAACCGCGCTGGCGCACGTAGGCGGCCGGTGCCCCGAGCCGGCGGTAGGTCGCCGCGGAGAGGTGCCAGGTGCGGCCCTTGCGCTCGCCACGCGGTTCGACCAAGCCGATTTCGACGAGGCGGTTCAGGGTGGCGCGGGCTTCGGCTTCCGACTTTTGGGTAAGGCGAGCGGCTTCCTCCGTGGTCAGCCGCCGGTCGCTCCAGAGGGCGTTCAGGATCAGAAGCTCGTCCAGTCCAAGGTCGCGCCCGGCGCGCGATTCCTCGACGACGAGGCGGACGAACTCGAGGTTGGCCTCCCCGCCGGGCAGAACCAGGACGACGCCCGCCTCGTTGCTGCGGTCGTAGGAAGGCGCGGGGCGGCCGTTGCGCAGTTGCTCGTAGAAGATGGTGTCGATGCCGCGCGCGGTGCGCTCGACGATGCCTCCTTCAATATAGCCCGCCGAAGGTTTTAGAAGGGGGTGGAGGTGTCTTGCCCCGCGGCGGTGCAGATAACCCCCGGGCGCCCAAACCGCG
Proteins encoded:
- a CDS encoding transposase, which encodes MRRWSAKEKVKIVLEVLSGQRTVAEACRAHEVA